A region of Toxorhynchites rutilus septentrionalis strain SRP chromosome 1, ASM2978413v1, whole genome shotgun sequence DNA encodes the following proteins:
- the LOC129766646 gene encoding uncharacterized protein LOC129766646, whose translation MNLNEVVYVANIPKQATDQELADFFKDVGTVIKVSFMRENRNDCRTKVGFVLFENEMEALKACSFDQTIFQWNRVIVALVNDERHFWAGHTVIVRNISGETCEEDLYETFGRYGTIEAVQIPTNNFAYVGFKEQSAAVAAQRLSNTVLGSNRINVQVLQRNIRVRLEDLDSFKTPRVYNELMDAKVKHNYTKKRAAEQNEMKPAVTSHANYDYYDEDEEEDNRVYDPVTNRFYDKPVKTRPERGPSFDDQYAEDVDIQVPAPRRNNDIPQPSIDLDLTENSPARDIFDGSRQESDPQVIGILRSEVRIQRSKNLQAVNTAVKVENIPREVYDENVIQYFSQYGDILSIEIGFPPCSVYNKTYKIIYQKERSAKKVLQYFMRKCEFSGVVCTVFTMRPYETIQDLPGQCVLVNILPPSIVFEDVVEAFRGIGEVIYVKRDWNNRKPTVVHFRYSISFDRARSVTSIDGDKVKVVPVSQEAYRLFTAENTKLRGAIKSYTKKPLKNLRMVDIQMKESRQKSMQMVFRTIFDDSYRNPNPDRFSNEVVIYNCPVRTSLQDIRRHFINVAFVTEMRHEVSQYDDSWKLYVSFSTFLDAFNAVRMKGLLNSCPIFKHLASERPRLDVNESLLVECESEHITVSKMYANLVSHGAISFVDKIGPKRFVVICRDVKTMKKLLRVRMLAKSTCQVSPYRDIMMRTSQGNSVGNKEQFQIPNNFSRQTLQIPLDEIIPTQQRMRDDDERDDDFSPTRENRRPTYDNEWEHESRDGRRDSAVYRRNSVDMEIAEEEPVQHSHFSRQETPRDRFDSDQHDNYQCELFPSFERNIDAITHANPPAPNQIYGMPPRDQQHHYAPSWGPPVIVPPPVNRSAFMHEPSGMSAPPVNRSSFMHEPSGMSASPVNRSAFMHEPSGMSAPSVVANVFGTPIAIPPITIHHVQPDPIPFPAPVPQEGDLREYLAEKRNTRPRDVYDPLEELDRQSDGRRSERSTSPNELDRMEKYIREKERDIQRRLALLDKQLTVNEEPEPKVRSVSPTDRKAHERLDQIRNEKIDISRKLSDLRKRNEYKNSREFAQFCERQSELDRECVEIQRQLNAKQLWLTERERSLSRDRHEQEEQREQSASNRVQRSRSRSRSRSNSRRRRRSSSNSRSNRSPVRRYRRSRSKPRRSPSNDRYRRNRSSSRERTRWRSRSGERGRHYNRSRNQVRLRPESLMREMRQLGRPREGKSDHAVYVANIAEGVRDDELKATFDRYGRVVEYDLELRRKYGEVYIDYYQREDAFKALEMNRVKICGKRLRVALNCRKPANKEGYTVVVEMPEPVPERDLYARFDGCGSIEFIWYYDNSTIATITFERPESMLMALAVRELHNRIPIIVREYVESER comes from the exons atgaatttaaacgAGGTGGTGTACGTAGCCAACATACCGAAACAAGCCACCGATCAGGAGCTTGCAGACTTCTTTAAAGATGTCGGAACGGTTATCAAAGTGTCTTTCATGCGTGAGAACCGCAACGATTGTCGTACTAAGGTAGGTTTCGTATTGTTCGAGAACGAAATGGAAGCGCTCAAAGCATGTAGCTTTGACCAGACCATATTCCAATGGAATAGGGTCATTGTTGCGCTGGTAAACGATGAGCGTCACTTTTGGGCCGGGCATACTGTTATCGTGCGGAACATCAGTGGAG AAacttgtgaagaagatctataTGAAACGTTTGGACGATACGGGACGATCGAAGCAGTCCAGATTCCAACTAACAATTTCGCCTACGTGGGATTTAAGGAACAATCGGCAGCTGTTGCTGCCCAACGGTTGAGTAATACTGTACTGGGAAGTAACAGAATCAACGTTCAGGTGCTACAGAGAAATATACGAGTTAGGCTGGAAGATTTGGACAGCTTCAAGACACCCCGAGTTTACAATGAGTTGATGGATGCCAAAGTGAAGCACAATTATACTAAGAAAAGGGCAGCTGAGCAGAACGAAATGAAACCGGCAGTTACATCGCACGCTAATTATGATTATTACGacgaagatgaagaagaagatAATAGAGTTTACGACCCGGTCACCAATCGCTTCTATGACAAACCCGTGAAAACCCGACCCGAGCGTGGGCCATCCTTTGATGATCAATATGCAGAggatgttgacattcaagtgcCCGCACCGCGGCGGAACAATGATATACCACAACCTTCGATTGATTTGGACTTGACCGAAAACTCACCGGCAAGAGATATTTTTGACGGCTCAAGACAAGAATCAGATCCACAGGTTATAGGAATTCTTCGCAGTGAAGTTAGGATACAAAGGTCCAAGAATCTACAAGCAGTAAACACAGCAGTGAAGGTGGAGAACATTCCCCGCGAAGTGTATGATGAGAATGTCATACAATACTTCAGTCAATACGGAGATATATTGAGCATTGAAATAGGATTCCCACCATGCTCAGTGTACAATAAGACATACAAAATAATATATCAAAAGGAACGCAGCGCGAAAAAAGTGCTGCAGTATTTCATGCGTAAGTGTGAATTTTCCGGAGTAGTTTGCACGGTGTTCACAATGCGCCCCTATGAAACCATCCAGGACTTACCGGGACAATGCGTTCTTGTAAACATACTGCCTCCGAGCATTGTTTTCGAGGATGTTGTCGAGGCATTCCGTGGCATAGGGGAAGTTATCTATGTGAAGCGCGATTGGAACAACCGAAAGCCGACCGTCGTTCATTTCCGGTACAGTATTTCATTTGATCGTGCCAGAAGCGTTACCAGTATCGACGGCGACAAGGTTAAGGTGGTCCCGGTTAGCCAGGAGGCTTACCGCTTATTTACCGCCGAGAACACGAAACTGAGGGGTGCCATAAAATCGTACACTAAAAAGCCGTTGAAAAACTTACGCATGGTCGATATTCAAATGAAGGAGAGCAGACAGAAGAGCATGCAGATGGTGTTTCgaacaattttcgacgacagttATCGCAATCCGAATCCGGACCGGTTCAGCAATGAAG TGGTCATCTACAACTGTCCGGTGCGGACGTCACTCCAAGACATACGTCGTCATTTCATCAACGTAGCGTTCGTCACCGAGATGCGCCACGAGGTGAGCCAGTACGACGACAGCTGGAAACTGTACGTCAGCTTCAGTACGTTTCTGGACGCGTTCAACGCGGTTCGCATGAAGGGTTTGCTAAACTCGTGTCCCATCTTCAAACACCTAGCTAGCGAAAGACCCAGACTGGATGTCAATGAATCGCTTTTAGTCGAATGTGAATCCG AACACATTACGGTATCCAAAATGTATGCAAATCTCGTAAGCCACGGGGCTATCTCTTTTGTGGATAAAATTGGCCCTAAGCGATTCGTCGTCATCTGTCGCGATGTTAAGACGATGAAAAAGCTGCTACGTGTTAGAATGCTTGCAAAGTCCACATGCCAAGTTTCTC CATATCGAGATATTATGATGAGGACTTCACAGGGGAATTCAGTCGGCAACAAGGAGCAGTTCCAGATACCGAACAATTTCTCCCGGCAGACGCTTCAAATTCCATTGGATGAAATTATCCCGACGCAGCAACGTATGCGCGATGACGATGAACGCGACGATGATTTTTCACCAACGCGGGAAAATCGCCGCCCAACGTACGACAATGAATGGGAACACGAATCCAGAGACGGCAGAAGGGATTCCGCAGTCTACAGAAGAAATTCGGTGGACATGGAAATCGCTGAAGAGGAACCAGTTCAACACTCTCATTTCAGTCGTCAGGAGACGCCACGGGATCGGTTCGACTCGGATCAACATGACAACTATCAATGCGAGTTGTTTCCTTCGTTCGAGCGGAATATTGATGCAATTACTCACGCCAATCCACCAGCACCCAACCAAATATATGGGATGCCACCGAGGGATCAGCAGCATCACTACGCACCCAGCTGGGGTCCCCCAGTAATTGTTCCACCACCCGTGAACAGAAGTGCATTTATGCACGAACCATCCGGTATGTCCGCTCCTCCCGTGAACAGAAGTTCATTTATGCACGAACCATCCGGCATGTCCGCTTCTCCCGTGAACAGAAGTGCGTTTATGCACGAACCATCCGGCATGTCCGCTCCTTCGGTAGTCGCTAACGTATTTGGTACGCCGATTGCCATCCCTCCTATCACCATTCATCATGTCCAACCAGATCCGATTCCATTCCCGGCTCCAGTGCCACAGGAAGGCGATCTTCGCGAATACCTCGCAGAAAAACGCAACACTCGTCCTCGTGACGTGTATGATCCCTTGGAAGAGCTTGATCGGCAGTCCGATGGAAGACGTTCTGAGCGCTCAACTTCACCGAACGAACTCGACAGAATGGAAAAGTACATACGGGAGAAGGAACGTGATATACAACGGAGGTTGGCATTGCTGGATAAACAGTTAACTGTTAACGAAGAACCAGAACCAAAAGTCCGATCTGTCTCACCGACTGACCGTAAGGCACATGAGCGCCTTGATCAGATTCGCAATGAGAAGATCGACATCTCTCGCAAGCTATCAGATTTGCGAAAGCGTAATGAATACAAAAACTCGAGAGAATTTGCTCAGTTCTGCGAACGTCAATCGGAACTGGATCGCGAGTGCGTGGAAATACAACGTCAGCTTAACGCTAAACAGCTATGGTTGACGGAGAGAGAACGTTCGCTCTCGCGAGACCGTCATGAGCAGGAGGAACAAAGAGAACAATCTGCATCGAACCGGGTACAGCGCAGTCGTAGTCGTAGTCGCAGTCGCAGTAATTCTCGTAGAAGGCGTCGATCAAGCAGCAACAGTCGGTCCAATCGTAGTCCGGTGCGTCGATATCGACGAAGCCGATCAAAACCACGGCGATCGCCTTCGAACGATAGGTATCGCCGTAATCGGTCGTCATCGAGGGAACGTACCAGATGGCGTTCCAGATCCGGCGAGCGTGGTCGGCATTATAACCGGTCGCGAAACCAAGTCAGACTGAGACCCGAATCGCTAATGCGCGAGATGAGGCAACTGGGACGGCCCCGCGAAGGGAAATCCGATCACGCTG TTTATGTGGCCAATATCGCCGAAGGAGTGCGAGATGATGAGCTGAAGGCCACATTTGATCGCTACGGTCGGGTCGTCGAGTATGACCTCGAGTTACGCAGAAAATACGGTGAGGTTTACATTGACTACTATCAGCGCGAAGATGCTTTCAAAGCACTAGAGATGAATCGTGTGAAAATTTGCGGCAAACGTCTGAGGGTAGCACTGAACTGTCGAAAGCCAGCCAATAAAGAGGGATATACCGTTGTGGTGGAGATGCCAGAAC CCGTTCCCGAGCGGGATCTCTACGCCAGATTCGATGGCTGTGGCAGTATTGAATTCATTTGGTATTACGATAACTCCACAATTGCTACCATTACTTTCGAGCGTCCCGAGTCGATGCTAATGGCTTTAGCTGTGCGAGAGTTGCACAATCGAATACCCATCATTGTCCGTGAGTATGTTGAGAGTGAACGCTGA